Proteins from a genomic interval of Ralstonia wenshanensis:
- the upp gene encoding uracil phosphoribosyltransferase, which translates to MKQDPRFPNLFILNHPLIQHKLTHMRDKDTSTRTFRELLREITLLMGYEITRNLPLTSRHIDTPMGPMEAPVIAGRKLAVVPVLRAGVGMSDGLVELIPSARIGHIGVYRDEQHRPVEYLVRLPDLEDRTFILCDPMVATGYSAVHAVDVMKKRGVPDENILFLALVAAPEGVEVFQKAHPNVKLFVASLDSHLDDNAYIIPGLGDAGDRLFGTKN; encoded by the coding sequence ATGAAACAAGATCCGCGCTTTCCGAACCTGTTCATCCTCAATCACCCGCTGATCCAGCACAAGCTCACGCACATGCGCGACAAGGACACGTCGACGCGCACGTTCCGCGAGCTGCTGCGCGAGATCACGCTGCTGATGGGCTACGAGATCACGCGCAACCTGCCGCTGACCAGCCGCCACATCGACACGCCGATGGGCCCGATGGAAGCGCCCGTCATCGCCGGGCGCAAGCTGGCCGTGGTGCCGGTGCTGCGCGCGGGTGTCGGCATGAGCGACGGGCTGGTCGAACTGATTCCGTCGGCGCGCATCGGTCACATTGGCGTGTACCGTGATGAGCAACACCGCCCGGTGGAATACCTCGTGCGGCTGCCGGACCTGGAAGACCGCACCTTCATCCTGTGCGATCCGATGGTCGCCACCGGCTACTCGGCCGTCCACGCTGTCGACGTGATGAAGAAGCGCGGCGTGCCCGACGAGAACATCCTGTTCCTCGCGCTGGTGGCGGCGCCCGAAGGTGTGGAGGTGTTCCAGAAGGCGCATCCGAACGTGAAGCTGTTCGTGGCCTCGCTGGATTCCCACCTGGATGACAACGCCTACATCATCCCCGGCCTGGGTGACGCGGGCGACCGCCTCTTCGGCACGAAAAACTGA
- a CDS encoding SDR family oxidoreductase, with the protein MDLGLKGKRALVCGASKGLGFACADALAAEGVDVVIVARGAEALSAAAERIRTAHGVRVEAVATDITTPEGRAEALLACERLGGSPDILINNAGGPPPGNFRDWDRDAWNAALNANMLTPIDLIKATVDKMIERRWGRIVNITSGAVKAPIDVLGLSNGARSGLTGFVAGLAREVAKHGVTINNLLPGQFETDRLTKTLEAGAKAAGISAEENFDRKRQGNPARRFGQPAEFGAVCAFLCSQHAGYLNAQNILLDGGSFPGTF; encoded by the coding sequence ATGGACTTGGGGCTGAAAGGCAAGCGTGCGCTGGTGTGCGGCGCAAGCAAGGGACTGGGCTTTGCGTGCGCCGACGCGCTGGCCGCCGAAGGCGTGGACGTGGTGATCGTCGCGCGCGGTGCCGAAGCGTTGTCGGCTGCCGCCGAGCGCATCCGCACGGCGCACGGCGTGCGCGTCGAAGCCGTCGCCACCGACATCACCACGCCGGAAGGCCGTGCCGAAGCGCTACTCGCGTGCGAACGCCTGGGCGGCTCGCCGGACATCCTCATCAACAACGCAGGTGGCCCCCCGCCAGGCAACTTCCGCGATTGGGACCGCGATGCCTGGAATGCCGCGCTCAACGCCAACATGCTCACGCCCATCGACCTCATCAAAGCCACCGTCGACAAGATGATCGAGCGCCGCTGGGGCCGCATCGTCAACATCACCAGCGGTGCCGTGAAGGCGCCGATCGACGTGCTGGGTTTGTCCAACGGCGCGCGCTCCGGGCTGACGGGCTTCGTGGCGGGCCTGGCGCGTGAAGTCGCCAAGCACGGCGTGACCATCAACAATCTGCTGCCGGGCCAGTTCGAGACCGATCGCCTGACTAAGACGCTGGAAGCGGGCGCCAAGGCCGCCGGCATCAGCGCAGAAGAGAATTTCGACCGCAAGCGGCAGGGCAATCCGGCTCGACGCTTTGGCCAACCGGCCGAATTTGGCGCCGTGTGTGCCTTCCTGTGCAGCCAGCATGCTGGCTACCTGAATGCGCAAAACATCCTGCTGGATGGCGGCAGCTTCCCTGGCACCTTCTAA
- a CDS encoding helicase HerA-like C-terminal domain-containing protein: MTDPILIAKNAKAELVLLPQLANRHGLITGATGTGKTVTLQTIAQGLSKIGVPVFLADVKGDLTGISQPGQSNDKLKARLQERGLEEPQWASCPVTLWDVYGERGHPVRATVSDMGPLMLSRMLELNDIQTGVLNLVFKIADDSGLALLDMKDLRAMLQHVGEHSSDYTNKYGNISSASIGAIQRNLIALEEQGADQFFGEPMLDINDLMQTVHGQGVINILAADKLLNAPKLYATFLLWMLSELFEHLPEVGDVDKPKLAFFFDEAHLLFNDAPPSLLQKVEQVVRLIRSKGVGVYFVTQNPADVPDTVLGQLGNRVQHALRAFTPRDQKAVKAAATTMRANPEFSIEEAIGELAVGEALISMLDEGGRPEITQRAFVVPPASRIGPISDEERRELMANSLVAGRYEAAIDRESAYEILSGRVAKGGAASAPAPGSIGTDFGASTGSAPAPAPAPAQQESGGWLGDVGSILTKGTGRSGRGDSIVETLAKSTMRTIGSTVGREIVRGVLGSILGGSKKR; this comes from the coding sequence ATGACCGATCCCATCCTGATTGCCAAGAACGCCAAAGCGGAGTTGGTGCTGCTGCCCCAGCTCGCCAACCGGCATGGCTTGATCACCGGCGCTACCGGCACCGGCAAGACCGTCACCCTGCAAACGATCGCCCAGGGCCTGTCGAAGATTGGCGTGCCGGTTTTCCTGGCCGACGTGAAAGGTGATCTGACCGGCATTTCGCAGCCCGGCCAGTCGAACGACAAGCTCAAGGCCCGCCTCCAGGAGCGCGGCCTGGAAGAGCCGCAATGGGCCAGTTGCCCCGTCACGTTGTGGGATGTGTACGGCGAGCGTGGCCACCCTGTGCGCGCCACCGTGTCCGACATGGGCCCGCTGATGCTCTCGCGCATGCTGGAACTGAATGACATCCAGACCGGCGTGCTGAACCTCGTCTTCAAGATTGCGGACGACTCGGGTCTTGCGCTGCTCGACATGAAAGACCTGCGCGCGATGCTTCAGCACGTTGGCGAGCATTCTTCGGACTACACGAACAAGTACGGGAATATCTCGTCGGCCAGCATCGGGGCCATTCAGCGCAACCTGATCGCGCTGGAAGAGCAGGGGGCCGACCAGTTCTTCGGCGAGCCGATGCTCGATATCAATGACCTGATGCAGACCGTACACGGCCAGGGCGTGATCAACATCCTGGCGGCCGACAAGCTGCTCAACGCGCCCAAGTTGTACGCGACGTTCCTGCTGTGGATGCTCTCCGAGTTGTTCGAGCATCTGCCCGAGGTGGGCGACGTGGACAAGCCCAAGCTCGCCTTCTTCTTCGACGAAGCACATCTGCTGTTCAATGACGCGCCGCCGTCGCTGCTGCAGAAGGTGGAGCAGGTGGTGCGGTTGATCCGCTCCAAGGGCGTGGGCGTGTACTTCGTGACGCAAAACCCCGCCGACGTGCCCGACACGGTGCTCGGCCAGCTCGGCAACCGCGTGCAGCACGCGCTGCGGGCCTTCACGCCGCGCGATCAGAAAGCCGTGAAGGCGGCGGCCACCACGATGCGCGCGAACCCCGAGTTCAGCATCGAAGAGGCCATCGGCGAACTGGCTGTGGGCGAGGCGCTGATCTCCATGCTGGACGAGGGCGGTCGCCCGGAGATCACGCAGCGCGCGTTTGTCGTGCCGCCTGCGTCGCGCATCGGGCCGATCTCGGACGAAGAGCGCCGCGAGCTGATGGCCAATTCGCTGGTGGCCGGCCGCTATGAGGCGGCAATCGACCGCGAATCGGCGTACGAAATCCTGAGCGGGCGCGTGGCGAAAGGCGGGGCGGCGTCCGCACCGGCACCGGGTTCCATCGGCACGGATTTCGGCGCATCGACGGGCTCGGCACCCGCACCGGCGCCTGCGCCCGCCCAGCAGGAAAGTGGCGGCTGGCTTGGCGATGTCGGCTCGATCCTGACCAAGGGTACGGGCCGCAGCGGCCGTGGCGATTCGATTGTCGAAACGTTGGCCAAGTCGACGATGCGCACCATCGGCTCCACTGTCGGGCGCGAAATCGTGCGCGGCGTGCTGGGCAGCATTCTGGGCGGATCGAAGAAGCGCTGA
- a CDS encoding BMP family ABC transporter substrate-binding protein, translated as MNVTRRITLAALAAGAALTLWGCGKSNEGAGDKTAAPAASSAPAAAAPAPANEPLKVAFVYVGPVGDAGWTYAHDAGRKEVEAKFGDKVKTSFVENVPESAADAERVFRDLATQGNKVIFGTSFGFMESMLKVAKEFPDVKFEHATGFKTADNLGQYDVRTYEGAYLAGVVAGKMSKSGKLGVVGSVPIPEVIRNIDSFTLGARSVNPKATTRVVWVNKWFDPGKEREAATTLIGQGVDVLMQNTDSAAVVQTAQEKGVYALGWDSDMTKFGEKAHLAASINKWGVYYTKVVGDVLENKWKPETVWWGLKEGAIDLGAYNAVVPEDVKALVETRKKGIIDGSAPIWKGPLKDNTGKEVLPADKVADDGFLHGIKFYVEGVEGKIPG; from the coding sequence ATGAACGTTACCCGCAGGATCACGCTGGCCGCCCTGGCCGCCGGTGCTGCCCTGACCCTCTGGGGTTGCGGCAAATCCAACGAAGGCGCAGGCGACAAGACCGCCGCGCCGGCCGCTTCCTCGGCCCCCGCCGCTGCCGCGCCGGCACCGGCCAATGAGCCGCTGAAGGTCGCGTTCGTCTACGTCGGCCCGGTGGGCGATGCGGGCTGGACATACGCTCACGACGCCGGCCGCAAGGAAGTTGAAGCGAAGTTCGGCGACAAGGTGAAGACCAGCTTTGTCGAAAACGTGCCCGAGAGCGCTGCTGACGCCGAGCGCGTGTTCCGCGACCTGGCCACCCAGGGCAACAAGGTCATCTTCGGCACGAGCTTCGGTTTCATGGAATCGATGCTCAAGGTCGCCAAGGAATTCCCGGACGTGAAGTTCGAGCACGCCACCGGTTTCAAGACCGCAGACAACCTCGGCCAGTACGACGTGCGCACGTACGAAGGCGCGTATCTGGCGGGCGTGGTGGCCGGCAAGATGAGCAAGTCGGGCAAGCTGGGCGTGGTGGGTTCGGTGCCCATTCCTGAGGTGATCCGCAATATCGACTCGTTCACGCTGGGCGCGCGTAGCGTCAACCCGAAGGCCACCACCCGCGTGGTGTGGGTCAACAAGTGGTTCGATCCGGGCAAGGAGCGCGAGGCTGCCACTACCCTCATCGGGCAAGGTGTCGACGTGCTGATGCAGAACACCGACTCCGCAGCAGTCGTACAAACTGCACAAGAGAAAGGTGTCTACGCGCTTGGCTGGGACAGCGACATGACCAAGTTCGGCGAGAAGGCCCACCTGGCCGCCTCGATCAACAAATGGGGCGTGTACTACACCAAGGTCGTCGGCGACGTGCTTGAAAACAAGTGGAAGCCGGAAACCGTCTGGTGGGGCCTGAAGGAAGGCGCAATCGATCTGGGCGCGTACAACGCCGTGGTACCGGAAGACGTGAAGGCGCTGGTCGAGACCCGCAAGAAGGGCATCATCGACGGCTCGGCACCGATCTGGAAGGGTCCGCTCAAGGACAACACCGGCAAGGAAGTCCTGCCTGCCGACAAGGTCGCCGACGACGGCTTCCTGCATGGCATCAAGTTCTACGTGGAAGGCGTGGAAGGCAAGATTCCGGGCTAA
- a CDS encoding ABC transporter permease, with protein MESLAPLIAASINAGTPLLLAALGLLMNERSGVLNLGAEGMMLVAAVVGFMVGYQTQIPLLGFAAGAIAGMVMAALFAWLALVLVTNQVATGLALSIFGTGLSAFMGQRFVGMSLPAQAHGIPGLESIPFVGPALFAHHWMVYFSLLLCGAIAWFLFKTRAGLTLRAIGESPESAHALGYPVRTIRFGALLFGGACCGLAGAYLSLVYTPMWVENMVAGRGWIALALTTFATWRPMRILFGALLFGGVTILQFYLQGMGVSVPSQILSMAPFAATIVVLAIISRNPDWIRLNMPASLGKPFRPGAA; from the coding sequence ATGGAAAGTCTCGCTCCCCTGATCGCCGCGTCGATCAACGCCGGCACCCCGCTGTTGCTGGCCGCCCTGGGCCTCTTGATGAACGAGCGCTCCGGCGTGCTCAATCTCGGCGCCGAAGGGATGATGCTGGTGGCCGCCGTGGTCGGGTTCATGGTCGGTTACCAGACGCAGATTCCGCTGCTGGGTTTTGCCGCCGGCGCGATTGCCGGTATGGTGATGGCAGCCCTCTTCGCGTGGCTGGCGCTGGTGCTCGTCACCAACCAAGTCGCAACAGGCCTCGCCTTGTCGATCTTCGGCACCGGGCTGTCCGCCTTCATGGGGCAGCGCTTTGTCGGCATGTCACTGCCGGCGCAGGCGCACGGCATTCCGGGGCTGGAGTCGATTCCGTTCGTCGGCCCTGCCCTGTTCGCGCACCACTGGATGGTCTATTTCAGCCTGCTGCTGTGCGGCGCGATTGCCTGGTTCCTGTTCAAGACGCGCGCGGGGCTCACGCTGCGCGCGATCGGTGAATCACCGGAGTCGGCTCACGCGCTCGGCTACCCGGTGCGCACCATCCGCTTTGGCGCGCTGCTGTTTGGCGGCGCATGCTGCGGGCTGGCCGGCGCATACCTGTCGCTCGTCTACACGCCAATGTGGGTCGAAAACATGGTCGCCGGCCGCGGCTGGATTGCCCTCGCGCTGACCACCTTTGCAACCTGGCGCCCCATGCGCATCCTGTTCGGCGCGCTGCTGTTCGGCGGTGTGACGATCCTGCAGTTCTACCTGCAGGGGATGGGCGTATCGGTGCCGTCGCAAATTCTGTCGATGGCGCCGTTTGCCGCAACCATCGTCGTGCTGGCCATCATCTCGCGCAATCCGGATTGGATTCGCCTGAACATGCCCGCTTCGCTCGGCAAGCCGTTCCGCCCAGGGGCTGCCTAA
- a CDS encoding methylglyoxal synthase, producing MTTLTPESAARKRRVALIAHDHKKDDMVAFAQTHRAFLSQCDLLATGTTGGRLEKEVGLTVQRMLSGPWGGDLQIGAQLAEGRVDAVIFLRDPMTPQPHEPDINALVRACDVHNIPCATNLATADLVMSALQRVAPDPKEIHA from the coding sequence ATGACCACTCTTACGCCCGAAAGCGCAGCCCGCAAACGCCGCGTCGCCCTGATCGCACACGATCACAAGAAAGACGACATGGTCGCTTTCGCACAAACGCACCGAGCCTTCCTGTCGCAATGCGATCTGCTGGCGACTGGCACCACCGGTGGCCGCCTGGAGAAAGAAGTCGGCCTGACCGTGCAGCGCATGCTGTCCGGCCCGTGGGGCGGCGACTTGCAGATTGGCGCGCAGTTGGCCGAAGGCCGTGTCGACGCCGTCATCTTCCTGCGCGACCCGATGACGCCGCAACCGCACGAACCCGATATCAACGCGCTCGTCCGCGCCTGCGACGTCCACAACATTCCTTGCGCCACCAACTTGGCCACCGCCGACCTGGTGATGTCTGCCCTGCAACGGGTGGCGCCCGATCCGAAGGAGATCCACGCATGA
- a CDS encoding quinone oxidoreductase family protein gives MTQAKAIRIFETGGPEVMQYVDVDVPAPGPGEVTIKQHAIGLNYIDVYFRTGLYPQPLPGGIGMEASGVVEAVGEGVTHVKPGDRVAYAGRPTGAYAAVRTMPADILVRLPDAIDFETGAAMMLQGMTAQYLLRDSYRVQPGDTVLFHAAAGGVGLIACQWLKALGATVIGTVGSDAKAELARAHGCDHTIVYTRENFTERVREITGGKGVPVVYDGIGKDTFTGSLDCLAPRGMMVTYGNASGPVPPVDLSVLSAKGSLKITRPTLMTYTARRELLEPMAAELFDVVSSGKVKIEIHQRYELQNAAQAHRDLEARKTTGSTILLP, from the coding sequence ATGACGCAAGCGAAAGCCATCCGCATCTTTGAGACCGGCGGTCCGGAAGTGATGCAGTACGTCGATGTCGACGTGCCCGCGCCCGGCCCCGGCGAGGTCACCATCAAGCAGCACGCCATCGGCCTGAACTACATCGACGTCTATTTCCGCACCGGGCTGTATCCGCAGCCGCTGCCGGGCGGCATCGGCATGGAAGCTTCGGGTGTCGTGGAAGCGGTGGGCGAGGGCGTCACGCACGTCAAGCCCGGCGACCGCGTCGCTTATGCCGGCCGCCCCACCGGCGCCTACGCTGCGGTGCGCACAATGCCGGCCGACATCCTCGTGCGCCTGCCGGATGCGATCGACTTTGAAACCGGCGCCGCGATGATGCTGCAGGGCATGACCGCGCAGTACCTGCTTCGCGACAGCTACCGCGTGCAGCCGGGCGATACGGTGCTGTTTCACGCAGCCGCTGGCGGTGTGGGTTTGATTGCGTGCCAGTGGCTGAAGGCGCTCGGCGCCACGGTGATTGGCACCGTCGGCAGCGATGCCAAGGCTGAACTTGCCCGCGCGCACGGCTGCGATCACACCATCGTCTACACGCGCGAGAACTTTACCGAACGCGTGCGCGAAATCACCGGCGGCAAGGGCGTGCCGGTGGTCTACGACGGCATTGGCAAAGACACGTTTACGGGTTCGCTGGATTGCCTCGCACCGCGCGGGATGATGGTGACCTACGGCAACGCATCGGGGCCTGTGCCACCGGTTGACCTCAGTGTGCTGAGCGCAAAAGGCTCGCTCAAGATCACGCGCCCGACGCTGATGACCTACACGGCGCGGCGCGAGCTGCTGGAACCGATGGCGGCAGAGTTGTTTGATGTAGTGAGCAGCGGCAAGGTGAAGATCGAAATTCACCAGCGCTACGAACTGCAGAACGCGGCGCAGGCGCACCGCGATCTGGAAGCGCGCAAGACGACTGGGTCGACGATCCTCTTGCCGTAA
- a CDS encoding DMT family transporter, with amino-acid sequence MTTASSASSSSARTTDTGGLLLASAGAVLFSAKAIVAKLMYRYQVDAVMVITLRMLLAAPLFMAMGWWQSRGAEPLTVPDRWRIVGLGLIGYYLSSFLDFLGLQYITAGLERLILFLTPSFVLLITSTVFKRRITGLQWVSLALAYAGIVLVFAHDLNLGGNNVWLGGGLVLASAISYGIYLLASGELVKRVGSMRLVAYAMCVSTAACIVQFLMLRPVSALVLPWQVYGLSAINSVFCTVAPVTMTMMAVARVGAPVASQAGMIGPVSTLLLGWWLLGEPITIWQIAGSALVLSGMALLSRRRG; translated from the coding sequence GTGACCACCGCGTCTTCTGCGTCTTCCAGTTCCGCAAGAACCACCGACACCGGCGGCCTGCTGCTTGCCTCCGCGGGCGCCGTCCTGTTTTCCGCCAAGGCCATCGTCGCCAAGCTGATGTACCGCTATCAGGTGGACGCCGTCATGGTCATCACTCTGCGCATGCTGCTGGCCGCGCCGCTGTTCATGGCGATGGGGTGGTGGCAGTCGCGCGGGGCCGAGCCGCTCACCGTGCCAGACCGCTGGCGCATCGTCGGCTTGGGGCTCATCGGCTATTACCTCTCCAGCTTTCTCGACTTCCTCGGCCTGCAGTACATCACGGCAGGGCTGGAGCGGCTGATCCTGTTTCTGACGCCGTCGTTCGTGCTGCTGATTACATCGACGGTTTTCAAGCGGCGCATCACCGGCTTGCAGTGGGTATCGCTGGCGCTGGCCTATGCCGGCATCGTGCTGGTGTTCGCGCACGACCTGAACCTGGGGGGTAACAACGTGTGGCTGGGCGGTGGGTTGGTGCTCGCCAGCGCCATCAGCTACGGTATCTATCTGCTGGCCAGCGGTGAGCTGGTCAAGCGTGTTGGGTCGATGCGGCTGGTTGCCTATGCGATGTGCGTGTCGACCGCGGCCTGTATCGTCCAGTTTCTGATGTTGCGGCCGGTTTCAGCGTTGGTGCTGCCCTGGCAGGTATATGGGCTGTCGGCCATCAACTCGGTGTTCTGCACGGTGGCGCCGGTCACGATGACGATGATGGCCGTGGCGCGCGTGGGTGCGCCGGTGGCGTCGCAGGCCGGCATGATCGGTCCGGTGTCAACGCTGCTGCTTGGCTGGTGGCTGCTGGGCGAGCCGATCACGATTTGGCAGATTGCCGGCAGTGCGCTGGTGCTTTCCGGGATGGCGCTGCTGTCACGCCGTCGCGGCTGA
- a CDS encoding YkvA family protein gives MFGRLIRLWSVVRNDARLLWFALRHPDKPWWLAPAALLLVGYVVSPIDLIPDVIPVIGWVDDIVLVPFALHMLLRSLPDRVREDARFAAARRVKPTGR, from the coding sequence ATGTTCGGACGCCTCATCCGCCTGTGGAGCGTGGTGCGCAACGATGCGCGCCTGCTGTGGTTTGCGCTGCGCCATCCGGACAAGCCGTGGTGGCTCGCCCCGGCGGCGCTGCTGCTGGTGGGCTATGTGGTATCGCCAATCGACCTGATTCCGGATGTCATCCCGGTGATCGGGTGGGTGGACGACATCGTGCTGGTACCGTTCGCGTTGCACATGCTGCTGCGCAGCCTGCCCGACCGCGTACGCGAGGATGCGCGCTTTGCCGCCGCCCGGCGTGTGAAGCCCACCGGGCGGTAA
- a CDS encoding ABC transporter permease, translating into MADVMHGSRLALPVSLELRAIPSRTMAYASPLIALVLTMVFGLLLFALLGKDPVAGLRVFLVEPLASKRAIGEVLLKTVPLVLCALGLSVCYRANVWNIGAEGQLIVGGIFAAATIIYFDTPTPAIPGGFALVLAVVAGLIGGALWAAITALLRDRFHANEILVSLMLTYIAQLLLLYVVNGPLKDPNGMNFPQSIVFDSAFVLPTLVAGTRLHVGFLFMLVMTAAMTLFVFRSFAGYRLQVGGLAPQAARYAGFSSRAALWTALLLSGGLAGIAGAFEVTGPIGQLLPSISPGYGFAAIVVAFVGRLNPVGTVLGAIVMSLFYIGGELAQSRLGLPSAITGVFQGMLLFFLLACDTLIEYRLRWRAHH; encoded by the coding sequence ATGGCTGACGTCATGCATGGCAGCCGCCTGGCGCTGCCGGTTTCGCTGGAGTTGCGCGCAATCCCGTCACGCACCATGGCCTATGCCTCGCCGCTGATCGCGCTGGTGCTGACGATGGTGTTCGGCTTGCTGCTGTTCGCACTGCTGGGCAAGGACCCGGTGGCGGGCCTGCGCGTATTCCTCGTCGAGCCGCTGGCCAGCAAACGCGCGATTGGTGAAGTGCTGCTCAAGACCGTGCCGCTGGTGCTGTGCGCCCTCGGCTTGTCGGTGTGCTATCGCGCCAACGTGTGGAACATCGGCGCGGAGGGGCAGCTCATCGTCGGCGGCATCTTCGCGGCGGCCACGATCATTTACTTCGATACGCCCACGCCCGCCATCCCCGGCGGCTTTGCGCTGGTGCTGGCCGTCGTTGCCGGCCTGATCGGCGGGGCACTGTGGGCCGCCATTACAGCGCTGCTGCGTGATCGCTTTCATGCCAACGAGATCCTCGTCTCGCTCATGCTCACGTACATCGCGCAGTTGCTGCTGCTGTACGTGGTCAACGGGCCGTTGAAGGACCCGAACGGCATGAACTTCCCGCAGTCGATCGTGTTCGACAGCGCATTCGTTCTGCCGACGCTCGTGGCCGGCACGCGTCTGCACGTCGGCTTTCTGTTCATGCTGGTGATGACGGCGGCGATGACGTTGTTCGTGTTCCGCAGCTTCGCGGGTTACCGGCTGCAAGTGGGTGGGCTGGCACCGCAGGCGGCGCGCTACGCGGGCTTCTCGTCACGTGCGGCGCTGTGGACAGCGCTGCTGCTGTCGGGCGGCCTGGCGGGCATTGCCGGCGCCTTCGAGGTCACGGGCCCGATCGGGCAGCTGCTGCCGTCCATTTCCCCGGGCTACGGCTTTGCCGCAATCGTGGTGGCGTTCGTCGGTCGACTGAATCCGGTTGGCACCGTGCTGGGCGCGATCGTGATGTCGCTGTTCTATATCGGCGGCGAGCTTGCGCAATCGCGCCTGGGCCTGCCGTCGGCCATTACCGGAGTGTTCCAGGGCATGCTGCTGTTCTTCCTGCTCGCCTGCGACACGCTCATCGAATACCGCCTGCGCTGGCGCGCGCATCACTGA
- a CDS encoding NCS1 family nucleobase:cation symporter-1, whose amino-acid sequence MSQTTSSAFPAGPAGAPDPTLWNEDLNPTPQAARTWTATNYAALWVSMVVSVPAYMLASGLMSEGMNWWQAVLTVFLGNLIVLVPMVLVGHAGTKYGIPFPVLVRASFGVRGAQLPAILRAIVACGWFGIQTWLGSQAIYTILNVVTDNMLVGSNIPGLGINPGQGFCFLLFWALHIWLITKGLESIKRFQALATPLLILAALGLVWWAYINAGGFGPMLSAPSAFAAGGKRAGEFWGFFWPSLTAMVGYWATLALNIPDFTRFARSQRDQLVGQAIGLPLPMGLLALVAVLVTSSTVVIYGQAIWDPVTLAGKMTGPSVIVALLALITATLMTNIAANVVSPAYDFSNLAPHRISFRIGGYITAGIGLAMMPWKILETTKGYIFTWLVGYGALLGPVAGIMMVDYFLVRRTVLKTGELFRVDGPYGYGNGWNGRAIAALVIGVLPNLPGFFKQAGFVASVPGVFEALYTYAWFVGLAISAVVYVILMRGRR is encoded by the coding sequence ATGAGCCAAACCACCTCTTCCGCGTTCCCCGCGGGTCCCGCCGGGGCACCCGACCCGACCCTCTGGAACGAAGACCTCAACCCCACCCCGCAGGCTGCCCGCACCTGGACGGCGACCAACTACGCCGCGCTGTGGGTATCGATGGTGGTGTCGGTGCCAGCCTACATGCTGGCGTCGGGCCTGATGAGCGAGGGCATGAATTGGTGGCAGGCCGTGCTGACGGTGTTTCTCGGCAACCTCATCGTGCTCGTGCCGATGGTGCTGGTGGGCCACGCTGGCACCAAGTACGGCATCCCGTTCCCTGTGCTGGTGCGGGCATCGTTTGGCGTGCGCGGCGCGCAGTTGCCGGCCATCCTGCGGGCCATCGTCGCATGCGGCTGGTTCGGCATCCAGACGTGGCTTGGCAGCCAGGCGATCTACACGATCCTCAACGTCGTCACCGACAACATGCTGGTCGGCAGCAACATTCCGGGGCTGGGCATCAACCCCGGCCAGGGATTCTGCTTCCTGCTGTTCTGGGCGCTGCACATCTGGCTGATCACCAAGGGGCTCGAATCGATCAAGCGCTTCCAGGCGCTGGCCACGCCGCTGTTGATCCTGGCGGCGCTGGGCCTGGTCTGGTGGGCGTATATCAATGCGGGCGGCTTCGGGCCCATGCTGTCTGCGCCGTCGGCGTTTGCGGCGGGCGGCAAGCGCGCCGGCGAGTTCTGGGGCTTCTTCTGGCCGTCGCTCACGGCCATGGTCGGCTACTGGGCCACGCTGGCGCTGAACATTCCCGACTTCACCCGCTTCGCACGCAGCCAGCGTGATCAGCTGGTCGGCCAGGCAATCGGCCTGCCGCTGCCGATGGGGCTGCTGGCGCTGGTGGCCGTTCTGGTCACGTCGTCCACGGTGGTCATCTACGGCCAGGCCATCTGGGATCCGGTCACGCTGGCCGGCAAGATGACGGGCCCGTCGGTCATCGTGGCCCTGCTGGCGCTGATCACCGCCACGCTGATGACGAACATCGCAGCCAACGTGGTCTCGCCGGCGTATGACTTCTCGAACCTGGCACCGCACCGCATCTCGTTCCGCATCGGCGGCTACATCACGGCGGGCATCGGCCTGGCGATGATGCCGTGGAAGATCCTCGAAACCACCAAGGGCTACATCTTCACGTGGCTGGTCGGTTACGGCGCGCTGCTGGGCCCCGTGGCCGGCATCATGATGGTCGATTACTTCCTGGTGCGCCGCACCGTGCTCAAGACGGGCGAACTGTTCCGCGTGGACGGCCCTTACGGTTACGGCAACGGCTGGAACGGCCGCGCCATCGCCGCGCTCGTCATCGGCGTGCTGCCCAATCTGCCGGGCTTCTTCAAGCAGGCCGGGTTCGTCGCAAGCGTCCCGGGCGTGTTCGAAGCGCTGTACACGTATGCATGGTTCGTGGGCCTGGCGATTTCGGCCGTGGTGTATGTGATCCTGATGCGCGGCCGCCGATGA